The following coding sequences are from one uncultured Devosia sp. window:
- a CDS encoding MFS transporter, producing MDSVTRRRRFALFVFFFLPGVSLASWVTRTPAIRDALGASIAEMGLVLFGISVGSMTGILSSGVLVARFGTRPIALASMLVVMLSLLVISAGVLVPSALLTAFGLFLFGLGMGTSEIAINVDGADVERISGEHVLHTLHGCFSLGTVLGALLGIGATALDFPVALHLAIIAVIAVPLLLWFVRDIPHGIGIEARVAKGETPLHRGPAVWKDPRVILIGVVVLAMALAEGAANDWLPLLMVDEYGFDQTSGSIVFLAFAAAMTTGRFAGGWFLARFGRVTVIRGSAVIGAIGLCFVIFAHSPILAGAAVVLWGLGASLGFPVAISAAGDSGPNPAMRVRIVAMVGYVAFLVGPPLLGFVGEEFGLRNAMLIVLGLVGLAALLASAMQSRAVEGEPIKG from the coding sequence ATGGATTCCGTCACGCGCCGTCGGCGCTTCGCACTCTTCGTCTTCTTCTTCCTGCCCGGTGTGTCGCTGGCCTCCTGGGTCACCCGTACGCCGGCCATTCGCGACGCGCTCGGTGCCTCCATCGCCGAAATGGGCCTGGTGCTCTTCGGCATTTCGGTTGGCTCGATGACCGGCATCCTGAGTTCGGGCGTGCTCGTCGCCCGTTTCGGTACACGGCCCATCGCACTGGCCAGCATGTTGGTCGTCATGCTCAGCCTTCTCGTCATTTCGGCCGGCGTGCTGGTCCCCTCCGCCCTGCTCACCGCCTTCGGCCTTTTCCTTTTTGGCCTTGGCATGGGCACGTCGGAAATCGCCATCAATGTCGATGGTGCCGATGTCGAGCGCATTTCGGGCGAACATGTGTTGCACACGCTTCACGGCTGTTTCAGCCTCGGCACCGTGCTGGGCGCCTTGCTGGGCATTGGCGCCACGGCGCTCGATTTCCCCGTGGCGCTGCATCTGGCGATCATTGCGGTGATTGCCGTGCCGCTGTTGCTCTGGTTCGTGCGCGACATCCCGCATGGCATTGGCATCGAGGCCCGCGTCGCCAAGGGCGAAACGCCGCTCCACCGCGGCCCTGCTGTCTGGAAGGATCCGCGCGTCATCCTGATCGGTGTCGTCGTTCTCGCCATGGCCCTGGCCGAAGGCGCTGCCAATGACTGGCTGCCGCTGCTGATGGTGGACGAATATGGTTTCGACCAGACGTCGGGCTCGATTGTCTTCCTTGCCTTTGCGGCAGCCATGACCACGGGCCGCTTTGCCGGTGGCTGGTTCCTCGCCCGCTTTGGCCGTGTCACCGTCATCCGCGGTTCTGCCGTCATCGGCGCCATCGGCCTGTGCTTTGTCATCTTCGCCCATAGCCCGATCCTCGCCGGTGCGGCCGTCGTTCTCTGGGGCCTCGGCGCTTCGCTCGGTTTCCCGGTCGCCATTTCTGCTGCCGGCGATAGCGGTCCTAACCCCGCCATGCGCGTGCGCATCGTCGCCATGGTGGGCTACGTCGCCTTCCTCGTCGGACCGCCGCTGCTCGGCTTTGTCGGCGAGGAGTTCGGCCTGCGCAACGCCATGCTGATCGTGCTTGGTCTGGTCGGGCTCGCCGCGTTGCTTGCTTCCGCCATGCAGAGCAGGGCAGTCGAGGGTGAACCGATCAAGGGCTAA
- a CDS encoding type II toxin-antitoxin system Phd/YefM family antitoxin — translation MDTINIEDADTDLSSLVEKAANGETFIIAKAGKPMAKVVPLDPPVNENKKIQRIGFMEGHGVIPDDIKAFAKDEIDEMFGLKE, via the coding sequence ATGGACACGATCAATATCGAGGACGCCGATACAGACCTCTCCAGCCTTGTCGAAAAGGCCGCTAACGGCGAGACCTTCATCATCGCCAAGGCCGGCAAACCCATGGCGAAAGTCGTGCCGCTTGATCCGCCAGTGAATGAGAACAAGAAAATCCAGCGTATTGGCTTCATGGAGGGCCACGGCGTCATCCCGGATGACATCAAGGCCTTCGCCAAGGATGAAATTGACGAGATGTTCGGCCTCAAGGAATGA
- a CDS encoding type II toxin-antitoxin system VapC family toxin has product MRVLLDTHFVLWVSLEPSRLPRSVVELLESEGVEPWFSVARLWEVSIKTSLGRAGFRVDPHQLRLSLLDNGYRELTITSDHAIAVAKLPRIHGDPFDRLLVAQASLEGLELITTDHALARYGDPVRYFG; this is encoded by the coding sequence ATGAGGGTTCTGCTCGATACACACTTTGTGTTGTGGGTCAGCCTGGAGCCATCAAGGCTACCCAGGAGCGTGGTCGAACTGCTGGAATCGGAAGGTGTTGAGCCTTGGTTCAGCGTGGCGCGCCTTTGGGAAGTCTCGATCAAGACCAGTTTGGGCCGGGCTGGCTTTCGAGTCGATCCGCATCAGTTGCGCTTGAGTCTGCTGGACAACGGCTATCGCGAGTTGACGATTACCAGCGATCACGCGATTGCCGTGGCGAAACTGCCCAGAATTCATGGCGACCCATTTGATCGCCTGCTTGTGGCGCAAGCGTCGCTGGAAGGGCTTGAATTGATAACGACCGACCACGCTCTTGCCCGCTACGGCGACCCGGTCCGCTACTTCGGCTAA
- a CDS encoding trans-2-enoyl-CoA reductase family protein, giving the protein MIIEPKIRGFICTTAHPVGCATNVQRQIDHVVVKGAIPSARKRVLVLGCSTGYGLASRIVATFGSDADTVGVSFERAPAEGKTASAGWYNNRAFEKRAEAVGRVAVTIEGDAFSDATKAEAIAAIKDKLGQVDLIVYSVASPVRTDPVDGVTYRSAIKPYGTAVTSKTLNTGTGEVSTISVEPATEEEAAATVKVMGGEDWELWIKALADAGVLADGFLSLNYTYLGSELTWPIYHKGTLGKAKADLDRAATAIRSTHGEHAAHVVALKAVVTQASSAIPVVPLYGTVLIKVEDEMGLGEGPIEQIDRLFRAKLQGDIAVDGDNRIRVDDWELSATMQAELAKRWAELNTENLADLADLPKYREEFLRLFGFGLSGVDYSADLDPTIPA; this is encoded by the coding sequence ATGATCATCGAACCCAAGATTCGCGGCTTCATCTGCACCACAGCCCATCCTGTCGGCTGCGCCACCAATGTGCAGCGCCAGATCGACCATGTCGTGGTCAAGGGCGCCATTCCAAGCGCCCGCAAGCGCGTGCTGGTTCTGGGCTGCTCGACCGGCTATGGCCTGGCGTCGCGCATCGTCGCCACCTTTGGCAGCGATGCCGACACCGTGGGCGTGTCCTTCGAGCGCGCGCCTGCCGAGGGCAAGACCGCCAGCGCCGGCTGGTACAATAACCGCGCCTTCGAAAAACGGGCCGAGGCCGTCGGCCGCGTCGCCGTGACCATCGAAGGTGATGCCTTTTCCGATGCCACCAAGGCCGAAGCCATCGCTGCCATCAAGGACAAGCTCGGCCAGGTCGACCTGATCGTCTATTCGGTCGCTTCCCCCGTTCGCACCGATCCGGTGGATGGCGTGACCTATCGCTCGGCCATCAAGCCCTATGGCACGGCGGTCACCTCCAAGACGCTCAATACCGGCACGGGCGAAGTGTCGACCATCTCGGTCGAACCCGCCACCGAGGAAGAGGCTGCCGCCACCGTCAAGGTCATGGGCGGCGAGGACTGGGAACTCTGGATCAAGGCGCTGGCCGATGCCGGCGTGCTGGCCGACGGGTTTCTTTCCCTCAATTACACTTACCTGGGCAGCGAACTGACCTGGCCCATCTACCACAAGGGTACCCTGGGCAAGGCCAAGGCCGATCTCGATCGCGCCGCCACGGCGATCCGCAGCACCCATGGCGAGCATGCCGCCCATGTCGTCGCCCTCAAGGCCGTGGTCACCCAGGCCAGTTCCGCCATTCCAGTCGTGCCGCTCTATGGCACCGTGCTGATCAAGGTCGAGGACGAAATGGGCCTCGGCGAAGGCCCGATCGAGCAGATCGACCGCCTGTTCCGCGCCAAGCTGCAAGGCGATATCGCGGTGGACGGTGACAACCGCATCCGCGTTGACGACTGGGAACTGTCCGCGACCATGCAGGCCGAACTGGCCAAGCGCTGGGCCGAGCTGAACACTGAAAACCTTGCCGATCTGGCCGACCTGCCGAAATATCGCGAAGAGTTCCTCCGCCTCTTCGGCTTCGGCCTCAGCGGCGTGGATTATTCGGCTGATCTCGATCCGACCATTCCGGCCTGA
- a CDS encoding TetR family transcriptional regulator, which translates to MSDNPRPRRRHDPDRREKIILAALDVIAQLGVAGTTHRRVAEAAEVPLGSMTYHFASLEELIIEAFTRLDRSLSTYYWDMLQTAKTRDEACEAVVDIICGNRWTDSYMTQLFELYAFAARRPEMRHILSNWMARSRQAMELHFPPHVARALDAVIEGVTIHNMATKNHLPQDEVRAMVRAIAGLG; encoded by the coding sequence ATGAGCGACAATCCAAGACCCAGGCGCAGACACGATCCGGACCGACGCGAAAAGATCATCCTCGCCGCGCTCGACGTGATTGCGCAGCTTGGCGTGGCCGGGACAACGCACCGCCGGGTGGCCGAGGCAGCCGAGGTTCCCCTCGGCTCGATGACCTATCACTTCGCGAGCCTCGAAGAGCTGATCATCGAAGCCTTCACCCGGCTCGATCGCTCGCTGTCCACTTACTATTGGGACATGCTGCAGACGGCAAAAACCCGCGACGAAGCCTGTGAGGCTGTGGTCGATATCATCTGCGGCAATCGGTGGACGGACAGCTACATGACACAGCTGTTCGAGCTCTACGCCTTCGCGGCAAGGAGACCGGAAATGCGGCACATTCTTTCCAACTGGATGGCGCGCAGCCGTCAGGCCATGGAACTGCATTTTCCGCCCCATGTCGCACGGGCGCTGGACGCGGTGATCGAGGGCGTCACGATCCATAACATGGCAACGAAGAACCACCTGCCGCAGGACGAAGTGCGGGCAATGGTGCGGGCGATTGCAGGGCTGGGCTAG
- a CDS encoding nucleoside deaminase, whose protein sequence is MFSQSPMDLALSLADEAAAHGEAPVAAVVMEGVVVLAAERNRMKALGDPTAHAEMLAIRAALAKRGTGRLDGCDLYVTLEPCAMCAGAIAHARLRRVYFAAEDIKAGAVENGIRLFDQPTCHHRPEVISGLGASRAEAQLRDFFRALR, encoded by the coding sequence ATGTTCAGCCAATCGCCCATGGACCTCGCCCTATCCCTCGCCGACGAGGCCGCAGCGCATGGCGAGGCACCGGTCGCCGCCGTGGTGATGGAAGGCGTTGTGGTCCTCGCTGCCGAGCGCAATCGCATGAAGGCCTTGGGCGATCCCACCGCCCATGCCGAAATGCTGGCGATCCGTGCGGCACTGGCCAAGCGCGGAACGGGACGTCTTGATGGTTGCGATCTCTATGTGACGCTCGAACCCTGCGCCATGTGCGCGGGCGCCATCGCGCATGCCCGCCTGCGCCGCGTCTATTTTGCCGCCGAGGACATCAAGGCCGGCGCTGTCGAAAACGGCATTCGCCTCTTCGATCAGCCCACCTGCCACCACCGGCCCGAAGTCATATCCGGGCTTGGCGCCAGCCGCGCTGAAGCGCAATTGCGGGACTTCTTCCGGGCGCTGCGCTAG